From one Gemella morbillorum genomic stretch:
- the cdaA gene encoding diadenylate cyclase CdaA, with amino-acid sequence MIADYLSGISTLTLVIHLLDILLVWFLVYKLLTLLKGTRGMQLVKGILIIIGLKIFFNFIGFTTMTYIFDQVVTWGVLGIMIIFQPELRRALEYIGRVQWTNILNFNYKDVQKGQKDHIIKAVATSSRHMARRRIGALIVLENNTGLDEYVESGIEINAEVTHELIINIFIPNTPLHDGAMIINKDKIRAASCVLPLSDNRSIASSYGTRHRAALGLSELTDAIVIAVSEETGKISVCQNGKLTTDFTDEKLMKYLEENWQQQNEKIIK; translated from the coding sequence ATGATAGCTGATTACCTATCAGGCATAAGTACATTAACATTAGTTATTCACCTGCTAGATATACTTTTAGTATGGTTTTTAGTATATAAGTTATTAACATTGTTAAAAGGTACTCGTGGTATGCAATTAGTTAAAGGTATTTTAATCATTATCGGATTGAAAATATTTTTCAACTTTATTGGCTTTACAACGATGACTTATATATTCGATCAAGTGGTTACTTGGGGAGTGTTGGGAATTATGATTATATTCCAACCAGAATTGAGACGCGCCTTAGAGTATATAGGTAGGGTTCAGTGGACTAATATTCTCAATTTTAATTATAAAGATGTTCAAAAAGGACAAAAAGATCATATCATAAAGGCTGTCGCTACTTCATCGAGACATATGGCAAGACGTCGTATAGGTGCTCTTATTGTATTAGAAAATAATACAGGTCTTGATGAATATGTGGAAAGTGGAATAGAGATTAATGCAGAAGTAACACATGAGCTTATTATTAATATTTTTATTCCAAATACACCACTTCATGATGGTGCGATGATTATTAATAAAGATAAAATTAGAGCTGCAAGTTGCGTATTACCATTATCAGATAATAGAAGTATAGCTAGTAGTTATGGGACGCGTCACCGCGCAGCATTAGGACTATCAGAACTTACAGATGCAATTGTTATTGCTGTTTCAGAAGAAACAGGAAAAATAAGTGTATGCCAAAATGGTAAATTAACGACAGATTTTACCGATGAAAAATTGATGAAGTATTTAGAAGAAAATTGGCAACAACAAAATGAAAAGATTATTAAATAA
- a CDS encoding NAD(P)/FAD-dependent oxidoreductase — MKVAIIGGGIVGATCAYYLSKDNDIELTVFDYGVGQATKASAGIISPWFSKRRNKLWYKMARLGADFYLKLVQDLEAEGINTNFYSQCGVYLLKKDEAKLPELKELAESRMELSPMIGELKLLSKEDVQKVIPSFDNNGDVLYASGGGRVEGERFVKTLLEASRAQVFNKKVTLGLASDKYLIDNKEFDIVVLATGAWLKDVLEPLGFEVDVRPQKGQLRDYKIKDNNTGAYPVIMPEGELDIIPSENGVVSVGATHENDMGFDLGIDRTKLDVFGNEAQQFLKELADAQIINERVGIRAYTSDYSPFYGKVPTLKNVFAVSGLGSSGLTTGPIIGYSVANIILGRENELDSQDYDINSYISLKD, encoded by the coding sequence ATGAAAGTAGCGATAATAGGTGGAGGGATAGTTGGTGCAACATGCGCATACTATTTATCAAAAGATAACGATATAGAGTTGACAGTTTTTGATTACGGTGTAGGGCAAGCAACGAAGGCCTCAGCAGGTATAATAAGTCCATGGTTTTCGAAACGTCGTAATAAACTGTGGTATAAGATGGCGCGTTTAGGCGCAGATTTTTACTTGAAACTTGTTCAAGATTTAGAAGCTGAAGGAATCAATACGAATTTTTACTCACAATGTGGCGTATATTTATTAAAAAAAGATGAAGCAAAATTACCAGAATTAAAAGAATTAGCCGAAAGTCGTATGGAATTATCACCGATGATAGGCGAGCTAAAATTACTGTCTAAAGAAGATGTTCAAAAAGTAATTCCAAGCTTTGATAACAATGGGGATGTACTTTATGCTAGCGGTGGCGGTCGTGTAGAAGGGGAGCGTTTTGTGAAAACTTTGCTTGAAGCATCAAGGGCGCAAGTCTTTAATAAAAAGGTGACTTTAGGATTAGCTAGCGATAAGTATTTAATAGATAACAAGGAGTTTGATATTGTAGTTCTTGCGACAGGTGCGTGGTTAAAAGATGTCTTAGAGCCACTTGGTTTTGAAGTTGACGTTCGTCCTCAAAAAGGACAACTACGTGATTATAAAATAAAAGATAATAATACAGGTGCTTATCCAGTAATTATGCCAGAAGGAGAACTAGATATAATTCCTTCTGAAAATGGTGTAGTTAGTGTTGGGGCAACTCATGAAAATGATATGGGATTTGACTTGGGAATAGATAGAACAAAGTTAGATGTGTTTGGAAATGAAGCTCAACAGTTTTTAAAAGAATTAGCTGATGCACAAATTATTAATGAACGAGTAGGTATTAGAGCGTATACGTCTGACTATTCACCATTTTATGGAAAGGTGCCAACGCTAAAAAATGTTTTTGCAGTAAGTGGATTAGGTTCGTCAGGATTAACGACTGGACCTATTATTGGATATAGTGTTGCGAATATTATTTTAGGGAGAGAAAATGAGTTAGATTCACAAGATTACGATATAAATTCTTATATAAGTCTAAAAGATTAG
- the pepF gene encoding oligoendopeptidase F — MAEIKLVPRSEVDKKYTWDMTLLYKTDEDYKKTLEKTKKEIIEFKDKYEGKLADYTTLNEAILKYEAIEEECYKLSHYAELPMAVDRFNDNVVANATIYEELSSLLASKLSFFFTELISLEESFINSFVINYRPDLKYYFEKIINMKKHVLPKEVEEIIASYESLPNFYRLYEVTKHEDMQFDSFEANGKTYENSFVLYENLHEMDNDTNVRRAAAKSFYKTLNAYKNTSANEYISHIKREKMLATARGYDSVINYLLDKQDDSRELYDRQIQTLMTDLAPHIRRYIKLLAREHKIEDMQFADCKINLDPDFEIDMTIEESREYLKKALGVLGEDYVKMIDESYDKRWTDFPQNIGKSTGGFCATVPNVAGFILLSWTGKMNEVFVLAHELGHAYHFMSTGKHQTILNNDCSLYFVEAPSTCNEVIVSNYLLQTNKDARFKRWVISNMISRTYFHNMVTHYLEAVYQDRVYKKVDNNEMLTAEVLSTIKREVMEEFFGDSLVINEGAELTWMRQPHYYMGLYPYTYSAGLTIGTAVANKIDKNPSYADTWLNVLSKGSSMSALDLSKLAGCDVSTTEPLKEAISYVGYLVDQLYELTDELKK, encoded by the coding sequence ATGGCTGAAATAAAATTAGTACCACGTAGTGAAGTAGATAAAAAATACACTTGGGATATGACTCTACTTTATAAAACTGATGAAGACTACAAAAAGACTTTAGAAAAAACAAAAAAAGAAATAATTGAATTTAAAGACAAATATGAAGGAAAGTTAGCTGATTATACTACTTTAAACGAAGCTATCCTAAAATACGAAGCGATAGAAGAAGAGTGTTATAAACTTTCTCACTATGCTGAGCTACCTATGGCTGTTGATCGTTTTAACGACAATGTAGTAGCTAACGCTACTATCTATGAAGAACTTTCTTCTCTTTTAGCTAGTAAATTGAGTTTTTTCTTCACAGAATTAATATCTCTAGAGGAATCCTTTATAAATTCTTTTGTTATCAACTATCGTCCAGACTTGAAATATTATTTCGAAAAGATTATTAATATGAAAAAACATGTATTACCAAAAGAAGTTGAAGAAATAATCGCTAGCTATGAAAGTCTACCTAACTTCTATCGCTTATATGAAGTAACTAAACATGAAGATATGCAATTCGATAGTTTTGAAGCAAATGGCAAGACTTACGAAAATAGCTTTGTTTTGTATGAAAATCTACACGAAATGGACAATGACACAAACGTTCGCCGTGCAGCTGCAAAAAGTTTTTATAAAACTTTAAATGCATATAAAAATACTTCGGCAAATGAGTATATTTCTCATATTAAAAGAGAAAAAATGCTTGCAACTGCTCGTGGTTATGACAGTGTTATTAATTATCTATTAGACAAGCAAGATGATAGCCGCGAATTATACGACCGTCAAATCCAAACACTTATGACAGATCTTGCACCACATATCCGTCGTTATATCAAACTATTAGCACGCGAGCATAAAATTGAAGATATGCAATTTGCCGACTGCAAAATTAATCTAGATCCTGATTTCGAGATTGATATGACTATTGAAGAATCACGAGAGTACTTGAAAAAAGCACTGGGTGTTCTTGGGGAAGATTATGTTAAAATGATTGATGAAAGCTATGATAAACGTTGGACGGATTTTCCACAAAACATTGGTAAAAGTACAGGTGGTTTCTGCGCTACTGTTCCAAATGTAGCTGGTTTTATCCTTCTTTCTTGGACTGGGAAAATGAACGAGGTGTTTGTCCTTGCTCATGAACTTGGACACGCTTATCACTTTATGAGTACAGGTAAACACCAAACTATACTAAATAACGATTGCTCACTTTACTTCGTAGAAGCACCGTCTACTTGTAACGAGGTTATCGTTTCTAATTATCTACTACAAACTAATAAAGACGCACGCTTTAAACGTTGGGTAATTAGTAATATGATTAGCAGAACTTACTTCCACAATATGGTAACTCACTATCTTGAAGCTGTTTATCAAGACCGTGTTTATAAAAAAGTTGATAATAATGAAATGTTAACTGCAGAAGTCTTATCTACTATAAAACGTGAAGTTATGGAAGAATTTTTCGGAGATAGTCTTGTAATTAACGAGGGAGCAGAACTTACTTGGATGCGTCAACCTCACTACTACATGGGACTTTATCCATATACTTACTCTGCAGGACTAACTATCGGAACAGCAGTTGCTAATAAAATTGACAAAAATCCAAGTTATGCCGATACTTGGCTAAATGTTCTTTCTAAAGGAAGTAGTATGTCAGCACTAGATCTTTCTAAACTTGCTGGTTGTGATGTGAGTACCACTGAACCACTTAAAGAAGCAATTTCATATGTTGGATACTTAGTAGATCAACTTTATGAATTAACAGATGAGCTGAAAAAATAA
- the proC gene encoding pyrroline-5-carboxylate reductase, whose protein sequence is MKKLGFIGVGNMGEAVLKGVISSQKVAKENIFVRNSSNDSTEKVAERNGAQAANSSKDLAKECDVVFLGVKPYLVASVLEEIKVELEGKIVISIAAAVEIKDIESIVPSAKVVRIMPNTPVEVGAGVVGVSVGHNIESTEVEYVLSLFSSLGLSEVIAEKDMAGLTALSGSGPAYGYLFIEALADGAVLNGLRRETAYRLAAHTVIGAAKMVLETGEHPGKLKDNVCSPSGSTIEAVRILEEKNFRSAVIECEKACFEKLKEM, encoded by the coding sequence ATGAAAAAACTAGGTTTTATCGGTGTTGGTAATATGGGGGAAGCAGTTCTGAAAGGAGTAATTTCTAGTCAAAAAGTAGCGAAAGAAAATATTTTCGTTAGAAATTCTTCAAACGACAGTACAGAAAAAGTAGCTGAACGTAACGGAGCCCAAGCGGCCAATAGCTCAAAAGATTTGGCAAAAGAATGTGATGTTGTATTTTTAGGTGTAAAACCATATTTAGTAGCAAGTGTACTAGAAGAAATCAAAGTAGAACTAGAAGGAAAAATAGTTATTTCGATAGCGGCAGCAGTAGAAATAAAAGATATAGAAAGTATTGTACCAAGTGCAAAAGTAGTCCGCATTATGCCGAATACGCCCGTTGAAGTAGGTGCGGGGGTTGTTGGTGTTAGTGTAGGACATAATATAGAATCAACAGAAGTAGAGTACGTTTTAAGTTTATTTAGCAGTCTTGGATTATCAGAGGTGATAGCGGAAAAAGATATGGCTGGATTGACTGCACTTAGTGGGTCAGGCCCTGCTTATGGTTATTTATTTATTGAAGCATTAGCTGATGGTGCAGTGTTAAACGGGTTACGTCGTGAAACTGCTTATCGCTTAGCGGCACATACAGTAATCGGGGCTGCAAAAATGGTACTAGAAACAGGAGAACATCCAGGAAAACTAAAGGATAATGTTTGCTCACCATCAGGTAGTACAATTGAAGCTGTCCGAATTCTTGAAGAAAAAAATTTCCGTTCAGCAGTAATTGAATGCGAAAAAGCTTGCTTTGAAAAGTTAAAAGAAATGTAG
- a CDS encoding acetyl-CoA C-acetyltransferase, translating into MSRVAIVSAKRTAIGSFGGSLKDIPAATLGAEVVKKSLEEINLTPTLVDEVIFGNVLGAGLGQNIARQIAIFAGIPQEKSAFVVNKVCGSGLKSVVLGAQSILLGDNDIVVCGGVENMSTTPYYTKDARFGAKLGNFELEDSIIHDGLTDAFENYHMGITAENIAEQFSISRKQQDEFAALSQQKASTAIEKGKFSNEIVPITIKTRKEEKVFDTDEFVRSSTNLESLAKLRPAFKKDGTVTAGNASGINDGAACVILMSEKRASELGINILGFIDGYATAGLDNKVMGLGPIPATRKVLDKLNLTTDDIDLFELNEAFAAQSIAVLNELNLDTSKVNINGGAIALGHPIGASGCRILVSLVHELINENKNRGLCSLCIGGGQGISVVISRH; encoded by the coding sequence ATGAGTAGAGTCGCTATTGTTAGTGCTAAACGTACCGCTATCGGTAGTTTTGGCGGCAGTCTTAAAGATATTCCAGCTGCAACACTTGGAGCTGAAGTTGTAAAAAAATCATTAGAGGAAATAAATCTAACCCCTACCCTTGTTGACGAAGTAATCTTCGGCAATGTTCTTGGAGCTGGTCTTGGACAAAACATCGCTCGTCAAATCGCGATCTTTGCTGGTATTCCACAAGAAAAGAGTGCATTTGTCGTAAATAAGGTTTGCGGTTCTGGTCTAAAAAGCGTTGTTTTAGGCGCTCAATCTATTTTACTTGGTGACAATGATATCGTTGTTTGTGGCGGTGTAGAGAATATGAGCACTACCCCTTATTACACAAAAGATGCGCGTTTTGGTGCTAAACTAGGAAACTTCGAACTTGAAGATAGTATTATTCATGATGGTCTAACTGATGCTTTTGAAAATTATCATATGGGTATTACCGCTGAAAATATTGCTGAGCAGTTTTCTATTAGTCGTAAACAACAAGATGAATTTGCAGCACTTAGCCAGCAAAAAGCTAGCACTGCTATTGAAAAAGGAAAATTCTCAAATGAAATAGTTCCTATTACGATAAAAACACGTAAAGAAGAAAAAGTTTTTGATACAGATGAATTTGTTCGTTCTAGTACTAATCTAGAATCTCTAGCAAAACTACGCCCAGCGTTCAAAAAAGATGGAACTGTAACAGCTGGTAATGCTTCTGGTATTAATGATGGAGCGGCTTGCGTTATTTTAATGTCTGAAAAACGCGCTAGTGAGCTAGGTATTAATATTCTTGGATTTATCGATGGTTATGCTACCGCTGGATTAGATAATAAAGTTATGGGTCTTGGTCCAATACCCGCAACGAGAAAAGTTTTAGATAAACTAAATTTAACAACTGATGATATTGATTTATTCGAACTTAACGAAGCTTTTGCAGCGCAGTCGATAGCTGTTCTTAACGAACTTAACCTTGATACTTCTAAAGTTAATATCAATGGTGGTGCTATAGCTTTAGGTCATCCTATTGGGGCGAGCGGTTGTAGAATCCTTGTTTCTTTAGTACATGAACTAATCAATGAAAACAAAAATCGCGGACTATGCTCGCTTTGTATCGGAGGCGGTCAAGGTATTTCTGTGGTTATAAGCCGCCATTAA
- the ung gene encoding uracil-DNA glycosylase has translation MDNSWKEIFKDYPKRNELGITVDNINKKRQTATIYPPKELVFKVFDLPLQDIKVVILGQDPYHNPGQACGLSFSVNDGVPLPKSLINIYKELYDDLGITPAKTGNLEKWFKQGIFLLNSVLTVEEYSPASHSNVGWQDFTDYIIETISQKNNNVVFVLWGSYARSKKTLIDSSRHKIIESPHPSPLSAYRGFFGSKVFSRINSYLEEVGKKPIDFNLEN, from the coding sequence ATGGACAACAGTTGGAAAGAAATATTTAAAGATTATCCTAAGCGTAATGAATTGGGAATAACAGTTGATAATATAAATAAAAAAAGACAAACGGCGACTATCTATCCACCAAAAGAATTAGTTTTCAAGGTCTTTGATCTGCCATTACAAGATATAAAAGTAGTTATATTGGGACAAGATCCATATCATAATCCCGGTCAAGCTTGTGGATTAAGCTTTTCTGTTAATGATGGCGTTCCTTTACCTAAGAGTTTAATAAATATTTATAAAGAACTTTATGATGACCTTGGCATTACTCCTGCAAAAACAGGAAATTTAGAAAAATGGTTTAAACAAGGTATTTTCCTATTGAACTCTGTTTTAACCGTTGAAGAATATTCACCAGCAAGCCATAGCAATGTTGGCTGGCAAGATTTTACAGACTATATAATAGAAACTATTTCACAAAAAAATAACAACGTTGTATTTGTCCTATGGGGGAGTTATGCTAGAAGTAAAAAAACTCTAATAGATAGCTCTCGCCATAAAATAATAGAATCGCCACACCCAAGTCCGCTATCTGCCTATCGCGGTTTCTTCGGCAGCAAGGTATTTTCACGTATAAATTCATATTTAGAAGAAGTCGGCAAAAAACCTATTGACTTTAATTTGGAAAATTAG
- a CDS encoding CdaR family protein, giving the protein MRLKENNQLKLISFLIAILLFISVNENFKNFSVLGNSDNKSTAWVTEVPLEAEYDKDKLYVVGIPNTVSVKLSGSLAKVQKESVARRFKVKLNLKNAQIGDDQKVKLEIEGLESGLEGTVEPGTITISIREKVTREFKVTPTVKKERLLIGYEIEKLSVNNETVKISGDIDSINRIHEVRAESATRTKLSKNTKEEAKLVAYDSNYNKIEDIQIEPGSTVMSIELKSLEKEVPLEVNTIGKLPSGYELVSVTADVSKVTIRTESQETLDRITKMLVDVDLSDVKEETEERSNLKIYSKEDLRVATDTPIVKVTIKVRKK; this is encoded by the coding sequence ATGAGATTAAAAGAGAATAATCAATTAAAGTTAATATCATTTTTAATAGCAATACTACTGTTTATATCGGTAAACGAAAATTTCAAGAACTTTTCTGTATTAGGAAATAGTGATAATAAATCTACTGCGTGGGTAACTGAGGTTCCTCTTGAAGCGGAGTATGATAAAGATAAATTATACGTAGTTGGAATACCAAATACTGTTTCAGTAAAATTATCTGGTTCATTGGCGAAAGTTCAAAAAGAAAGTGTAGCTCGTCGTTTCAAAGTTAAGTTAAATCTTAAAAATGCTCAAATAGGTGATGACCAGAAGGTAAAACTAGAAATAGAAGGTTTAGAAAGTGGGCTTGAAGGCACAGTTGAGCCGGGGACAATTACGATTTCTATTAGAGAAAAAGTAACGCGTGAGTTTAAGGTAACACCTACTGTGAAAAAAGAGAGATTACTAATAGGGTATGAAATAGAAAAACTTAGCGTTAATAACGAAACTGTAAAAATTTCTGGGGATATTGATAGTATTAATAGAATACATGAAGTTCGTGCAGAAAGTGCAACTCGTACGAAACTAAGCAAAAATACTAAAGAAGAAGCAAAATTAGTTGCTTATGACAGTAATTATAACAAAATAGAAGATATTCAGATAGAACCTGGTTCAACGGTAATGTCGATTGAGCTAAAAAGTTTAGAAAAAGAAGTTCCGTTGGAAGTTAATACTATTGGGAAACTACCATCTGGGTATGAACTAGTTAGTGTAACAGCAGATGTAAGTAAGGTTACTATTCGAACAGAAAGTCAAGAAACATTGGATAGAATAACAAAAATGCTAGTTGATGTCGACTTGAGTGATGTTAAGGAAGAGACAGAAGAACGTAGTAACTTGAAAATTTATTCAAAAGAAGATCTTCGAGTAGCAACTGACACACCAATAGTAAAAGTAACTATAAAAGTAAGGAAAAAATAA